CAAGCCGGGATTCGCACCGCCGTGAGCATCTGGGCAAAACTCCACATCACCGCGCTCGCGTTCTGGGTCGGGGTGATGGGGTTTTTTGCGGGCGTGCTCGCGCCCACTACGTTTCGAACGTTTCCCACCGGCCAGGCGGGGGACCTGATGAACAAGCTGTTCGTGCCCTATCACATTGTCGGCTACGCGTGCGCCGGCGCGGCGCTGTTGACCCTGTGGCTCGCGGGCGGGTTTCGTGGCAAGGTCCGCAATGTCCTGATGATCGCGTTGTTGGGCGCCACGCTCTACGCCGGCTTCGTGCTGTCGCCGGAGGCGCGCGCGCTGCGGGCGGAGCTGCGGCAGACCGACGCCGCGAACGAAAGCCCCATGGTCAGAAGTCGGTTCAACACGTTGCACCGCCGCTCCGTCACGCTGAACGGAGCGATCTTGATCGGCGCCCTGACCGCATTGGTCTGGGGCGTGGCCAGCCCGCCGAAGCCGAAGACCAAGTAGCCCGCGGTATTTCATCGGCGTGTCGCGCGATGAACGTCATCACGGTCGAAGACATCCGCAAGGTCTACCGGGCGTCCGGCGCGGAACCGATCCACGCGTTGCACGGCGTGTCGTTCGAGGTCTCGCAAGGCCAGGTCTACGGCTTGCTCGGCCCCAACGGCGCGGGCAAGACCACCCTGGTCAAGATCCTCACCACGCTGACGGCTCCCACCTCGGGCCACGCCACCATCTGCGGATTCGACCTGGTCCACCAAGCCCTGGACGTGCGGCGGCAGATCGTGGCGGTGCTGCAGCAGACCGCGGTGGACGGCCTGCTCACGGTGGAAGACAACCTGCGGATCTACGCCTATTTGCACGGCGTG
The genomic region above belongs to Nitrospirota bacterium and contains:
- a CDS encoding DUF4149 domain-containing protein codes for the protein MSIWAKLHITALAFWVGVMGFFAGVLAPTTFRTFPTGQAGDLMNKLFVPYHIVGYACAGAALLTLWLAGGFRGKVRNVLMIALLGATLYAGFVLSPEARALRAELRQTDAANESPMVRSRFNTLHRRSVTLNGAILIGALTALVWGVASPPKPKTK